A single genomic interval of Pyrus communis chromosome 7, drPyrComm1.1, whole genome shotgun sequence harbors:
- the LOC137740468 gene encoding uncharacterized protein, which translates to MVFLHQQIPSRKRPPPSSSAPSCPPSKSSKPAATANSTNPTPNDAVETPAIDKMVSILADAGCTLLNHSGPPCLPSDLHKLRRHLHRTFSSSENASVLLSDFLSGLSSYINTPKNLRRILTASARSESLLRHLLLVPTIQLQIQNMLLEKLPEYFHVYTQHSGPSLSLEDDVARLIINHFRWLDFLVDPNALAEKLMQILSICPLHLKKEIIGSLPEIIGDQNNKTVVEALEKLLQEDSAVVVPVLDSFSNLNLDPMLQEQVTTIALSCIRTIEAEHMPHLLRFLLLSATPSNVRRIISQIRQQLKFVGVSNYRTSQQKLKGKSRADNTEASILDALRSSLRFKNILCQEILKELNSLEKAQDHKVIDIWLLMLIYMNGESLQRSVEKLFKKKIIEDCIQEAMFDQCIHGHKELVQDYFLSFISLSEYLLACKEQKSREFGMHIYVCLFEEFADMYSRQEVLGSLVTHVGSSVGFEVGSALETLALLASKYAQQLIPLSSHISGILDYLEGFSVENLHKVYEIFGHLALLARSSAYSYGSSFANELLMIVRKQVTHPDLNYKKMGLVGTLKIVSCLGDATDVTCPSPSQKSNCDEALELLKTSLDSCRQLPLPLIMFYDELTETLDCKLLHPTVIEWIGKHVGEFESLFLSDLDGGNLAVKDSYCGLEGELWMNLDGDISPICLNILPLASSTLSSSSLQVLPANFLLLAAIERLTNQGSLGGIDALLGCPLHLPSSKYLFGSEWKSLTGKQKHIICASLYYAANWIRELLNAFCTQVTGRFEFTSQATKEDILSKLMKRLRNLVFLESILNNCIERCSLSLPELHPYADIYRSSLLSQPHHMVNIEKKIEHKKTHEATSPRGMKKNKKISKASTTSDTNAKLRQPTLFDVLEKAGVLTGQEVPNEDSSCLTSKSRSYESSEKNSSDSNESAVIEISAIAKAIDAQRFKFRPLLVHCYSILGFAKSEASCCVDAAAELPLYLYLLRDVHYKLDYLNPGKQLWGRGLSPPVGFTRMTVDEFLSKVKPLFPSIKRHFDSALLVLTEGDETCEEHWNIQSTSARNPDIPNLVHSKTAVSTSMFKKVLHCFNAILNLPGIQTDKPALSYLLEAFQPTKIPDSFLEGIQLNLSPGTSEYLYFGAYSFFEGVLDIACSLSFMLASESLFTLESIVSSVHKFISKMEGNGKNMHSGFVQEALPTLRTKLGISAEKILKHRFDENLENGGKCKGEIVQKILRIYLENRDSTSDRLEQLACTILPEWTKGEDDEHGFPSLSSGTFVVWYKILHEENLTVLNKLVKEAVLLKKARASAQHNIIEKLLSKLQQSVNVVVSLVNLCKTHDKVTLHAMAVGYGGKFIDSFMKVFDLLQSHFEVHREDIIHLVLELQKATRTIQTLCSEAKGLRQTSITRKIPATKRSMERLLFSVKALLHTSSNGCTFWMGSLKHKDLKGQVVSSQVYMDTEDDNAGEETAEAADEAADEATDDYQPENLDSEEDRETE; encoded by the exons CCGCACCTTTTCCTCTTCCGAAAATGCCTCTGTTCTTCTCTCCGATTTCCTCTCCGGCCTCTCTTCCTACATCAACACACCTAAAAACCTCCGCAG GATTCTCACCGCCTCCGCCAGAAGCGAGAGCTTACTACGCCACTTGCTGTTGGTGCCCACTATCCAGTTGCAAATTCAGAACATGCTTCTCGAGAAGCTTCCAGAATATTTCCACGTGTATACGCAGCATTCCGGTCCGTCTCTGTCCCTCGAAGACGACGTGGCTAGGCTGATCATCAATCACTTCCGGTGGCTGGATTTTCTTGTTGATCCGAATGCATTGGCCGAGAAATTGATGCAGATTCTTTCGATTTGCCCTCTGCATTTGAAGAAAGAGATAATTGGATCGCTGCCGGAGATCATCGGCGATCAGAATAATAAGACTGTGGTTGAAGCTCTCGAGAAATTGCTTCAGGAGGACTCGGCTGTAGTTGTGCCAGTGCTCGATTCCTTTTCGAACCTTAATTTGGATCCAATGTTGCAAGAACAG GTAACCACCATAGCATTGTCATGCATCAGAACAATCGAGGCAGAGCACATGCCTCATCTGCTTAGGTTTCTACTGCTTTCAGCAACACCGTCAAATGTCCGGAGAATAATCTCACAGATTCGACAGCAGTTAAAATTTGTTGGGGTATCAAATTATCGCACATCACAACAGAAACTCAAAGGAAAGTCACGTGCCGACAACACCGAGGCTTCTATCCTTGATGCCTTGAGATCAAGTCTTCGATTTAAGAAT ATACTGTGTCAGGAGATTTTGAAAGAATTGAACAGCCTCGAGAAAGCTCAGGATCACAAAGTCATCGATATATGGTTACTGATGCTGATATACATGAATGGTGAATCCCTGCAAAGGAGCGTTGAAAAGCTATTCAagaagaaaattattgaggatTGCATTCAGGAAGCTATGTTTGATCAATGCATTCATGGACACAAAGAGCTTGTACAG GATTATTTTCTATCTTTCATTTCTCTGTCCGAGTACTTGTTGGCTTGCAAGGAGCAAAAATCCAGGGAGTTTGGCATGCATATCTATGTTTGTCTTTTTGAGGAGTTTGCCGATATGTATTCCAGACAGGAA GTTCTTGGCTCGCTAGTTACCCACGTGGGTTCTAGTGTGGGTTTTGAAGTTGGTTCTGCTTTAGAGACCTTGGCACTGCTAGCCTCGAAATATGCACAGCAGTtaattcctctttcttctcatatTAGCG GTATTTTGGATTACTTAGAGGGATTTAGTGTTGAAAATCTGCACAAG GTCTACGAGATTTTTGGCCATCTGGCACTTTTGGCTCGGTCTAGTGCATATTCTTATGGTTCTTCCTTTGCAAATGAACTTTTGATGATAGTACGCAAGCAG GTCACTCATCCTGATCTGAACTACAAGAAGATGGGCCTGGTTGGAACTCTAAAGATTGTTTCCTGTCTAGGAGATGCAACTGATGTTACCTGTCCATCCCCATCTCAA AAATCTAATTGTGACGAGGCACTGGAGCTCTTGAAGACTTCTTTGGACTCTTGCAGACAGCTGCCCTTACCTTTGATCATGTTTTATGATGAACTGACTGAAACGTTGGATTGTAAATTACTTCATCCAACAGTTATAGAATG GATTGGGAAACATGTAGGGGAGTTTGAATCCCTGTTTCTGTCTGATCTTGATGGTGGGAATTTGGCTGTTAAGGACTCATATTGTGGTTTAGAAG GGGAGCTGTGGATGAACTTGGATGGTGATATATCACCTATTTGTCTAAACATTTTGCCATTGGCTTCCTCTACATT gtcttcttcttctttacaAGTTCTTCCTGCTAACTTCCTTTTATTAGCTGCA ATTGAAAGGTTGACAAACCAAGGATCTCTTGGTGGAATTGATGCACTACTTGGCTGCCCTTTGCACCTGCCTTCGTCTAAG TATTTATTCGGATCTGAGTGGAAGTCTCTGACAGGGAAGCAGAAACATATTATATGTGCGTCTCTATATTATGCTGCCAATTGGATACGGGAACTA CTCAATGCCTTCTGTACACAAGTTACTGGGAGATTTGAATTTACAAGCCAGGCCACAAAGGAGGATATACTTTCCAAGCTAATGAAGCGCTTGAGAAACCTTGT ATTCTTGGAAAGCATATTAAACAATTGTATTGAGAGGTGCTCTCTATCTCTTCCTGAACTTCATCCTTATGCTGATATATACCGGTCTTCCCTTTTAAGCCAACCTCACCATATGGTGaacattgaaaagaaaattgagcaTAAGAAAACACATGAGGCCACCTCTCCAAGAGgcatgaagaaaaacaaaaagatctCAAAAGCATCAACAACATCAGATACCAATGCGAAACTCCGGCAGCCCACATTATTTGATGTCTTGGAGAAGGCAGGAGTTCTAACAGGCCAAGAGGTGCCAAATGAAGATTCTTCTTGTTTAACGTCAAAGAGCAGGTCATATGAGTCATCAGAGAAAAATTCTTCTGACTCTAACGAGTCTGCTGTTATAGAAATTTCTGCCATTGCCAAGGCTATTGATGCTCAGAGATTTAAGTTCAGACCTCTGCTGGTTCATTGTTATTCCATTTTGGGGTTTGCAAAG AGTGAAGCATCCTGTTGTGTTGATGCTGCTGCTGAG TTACCTCTATATCTGTACCTTCTGCGTGATGTTCACTACAAGCTGGATTACTTAAATCCTGGGAAACAATTGTGGGGCAGAGGCTTGAGTCCTCCAGTTGGGTTCACCAGAATGACAGTGGATGAATTCTTGAGCAAAGTTAAACCACTCTTTCCAAGTATTAAGAGGCATTTTGATAGTGCACTTTTAGTACTGACGGAAG GTGATGAAACTTGTGAAGAACATTGGAATATTCAATCTACTTCTGCTCGAAATCCAGACATTCCCAATCTTGTACATTCAAAAACTGCAGTTTCTACTTCAATGTTCAAAAAAGTGCTTCATTGTTTCAATGCG ATATTAAACCTTCCTGGTATTCAGACAGATAAGCCAGCTCTCTCATATCTGCTAGAAGCATTCCAGCCTACCAAGATCCCAGATAGTTTTTTGGAAGGCATACAGCTTAACCTTTCCCCTGGGACTTCAGAATATTTATATTTTGGCGCTTATTCATTTTTTGAAGGTGTCTTGGACATAG CATGCTCTCTTTCTTTTATGCTGGCGTCAGAGTCACTTTTTACTCTAGAATCAATTGTATCATCAGTCCACAAATTCATCAGTAAGATGGAGGGAAATGGTAAAAACATGCACTCAGGATTTGTCCAGGAGGCTCTTCCTACTTTGCGCACGAAACTTGGTATTTCTGCCGAGAAGATTTTAAAGCATAGATTTGATGAAAATCTTGAGAATGGTGGGAAGTGCAAA GGGGAAATAGTACAGAAAATATTGCGCATTTACCTAGAAAATAGAGATTCCACTTCTGATCGGCTGGAACAGCTAGCCTGCACTATTTTGCCTGAG tggACAAAgggagaagatgatgaacatGGTTTCCCATCTCTAAGTTCTGGAACGTTTGTTGTGTGGTACAAGATCCTG CATGAAGAGAACCTAACTGTTCTTAACAAATTG GTCAAGGAAGCTGTTCTTCTGAAGAAAGCGAGAGCTAGTGCTCAACATAACATTATTGAAAAACTTCTAAGCAAGCTACAACAGTCTGTAAATGTGGTTGTGTCATTAGTTAACCTTTGTAAAACTCACGATAAG GTGACTTTGCATGCCATGGCTGTTGGGTATGGTGGGAAGTTCATTGATTCCTTCATGAAAG TTTTTGACTTATTACAGTCCCATTTTGAAGTTCACAGAGAGGATATTATCCACTTG GTTTTAGAGCTTCAAAAGGCCACAAGAACAATACAGACCCTATGTTCAGAAGCAAAG GGTTTGAGGCAAACAAGCATTACCAGAAAAATTCCTGCTACAAAGAGATCTATGGAACGCCTTTTGTTCTCTGTGAAAGCTCTTCTCCACACATCATCAAATGGATGTACTTTCTGGATGG GCAGTCTGAAGCATAAAGACTTGAAGGGTCAGGTGGTGAGTTCTCAAGTGTATATGGATACCGAGGATGACAATGCTGGTGAAGAAACAGCAGAAGCCGCTGATGAAGCAGCAGATGAAGCAACTGATGATTATCAACCTGAGAATCTTGATAGTGAAGAGGACAGAGAAACAGAATGA